In one Babylonia areolata isolate BAREFJ2019XMU chromosome 12, ASM4173473v1, whole genome shotgun sequence genomic region, the following are encoded:
- the LOC143288246 gene encoding putative adhesion G protein-coupled receptor E4P, whose product MVIPSSMEVFMTATDLLKIVDTVAALNQSVLHESNSVGNTTNRLIVAVEQVADRVALPEGTVRLQTNSTVLQVWNLTAAAPPSFLGLLLKSDGELVNVTSVSNQSVDTDTAILLPGEVGHNIVEAKPGRDVRLSASVITQTSLFRTVEQADTADTDTSQVQTTEDRPTARARLNSKVISLRITVDGEPVTDLTHFGQGNVTTVFQPLQTISTRSEAERRERTQCVFWDFAEREGRGAWSTEGCHLERFVAEKTVCLCNHLTNFAILMDFYGQSVKTIKLHESILSSITMGGLTVSIGALFLTLLAFIFVRKLHKSLPQQALFNLSLAMLISWVLFLAGVKRVGSHVTCLLVAILLHYFILVTFLWMLVQGALHYVMLFKGRRQPSTPRFMLKAGLVAWGLPALPVIIVSAIDVELYHGGDRYCWMSLTPFYYAFLVPVAIIVTTNIVIYVLVVISICRRPKISSVGSNYTAIGVRASISCFVVLGLSWVFAFFAVEDARLVFQYLFTCTTAIQGLVIFIMYPARDPDVRAFCLQTFGRRGGSSAQQQQVIPIHRRVQTSGPEMSPSSEPERASGSECVVKTASTGETGFAPSK is encoded by the exons ACGGCCACAGACCTGCTGAAGATCGTGGACACAGTGGCGGCACTGAACCAGTCCGTGTTGCACGAGTCCAACTCTGTgggcaacaccaccaacaggctGATCGTGGCCGTGGAACAAGTGGCGGACAGAGTCGCCTTGCCGGAAGGAACGGTTCGCCTGCAGACCAACAGCACCGTGCTGCAAGTCTGGAACCTGACCGCCGCCGCCCCGCCCTCTTTCTTGGGGCTTCTGCTGAAATCGGACGGGGAACTCGTGAACGTCACCTCCGTCAGCAACCAATCAGTGGATACGGATACGGCCATATTGCTGCCTGGGGAGGTCGGTCACAACATTGTGGAAG CCAAACCTGGCCGTGACGTCAGACTGTCAGCCAGCGTGATCACACAGACCAGTCTGTTCCGAACGGTCGAGCAAgcagacacagcagacacagacacgtccCAGGTCCAGACCACAGAGGACAGGCCGACAGCCAGGGCCAGACTCAACAGCAAAGTGATCTCTCTGAGGATCACAGTGGATGGTGAACCTGTGACGGACCTGACCCATTTTGGCCAGGGTAATGTCACCACTGTCTTTCAGCCACtgcag ACCATCAGCACCAGGTCGGAAGCAGAGCGGAGGGAGCGGACGCAGTGTGTGTTCTGGGACTTTGcagagagggagggcaggggagcaTGGTCCACGGAGGGATGTCACTTGGAACGCTTCGTGGCTGAGAAAACCGTGTGTCTCTGCAACCATCTTACCAACTTTGCGATActtatg GACTTCTACGGTCAAAGTGTGAAGACGATCAAACTTCACGAGAGCATCCTCAGCTCCATCACCATGGGGGGGTTGACAGTCTCCATTGGTGCCTTGTTCCTCACTCTCCTCGCCTTCATATTTGTCAG GAAGCTGCACAAAAGCCTCCCCCAGCAAGCCTTGTTCAACCTGTCGCTGGCCATGCTGATCTCATGGGTCCTCTTCCTGGCCGGGGTGAAGCGTGTGGGGAGTCACGTGACCTGCCTGCTGGTGGCCATCTTGCTGCACTACTTCATCCTGGTCACCTTCCTCTGGATGCTGGTCCAGGGGGCGCTGCATTACGTCATGCTGTTCAAGGGCAGGAGACAACCTTCCACACCACGCTTCATGCTGAAGGCTGGACTGGTAGCTTGGG gtctgccaGCCCTGCCAGTTATCATTGTGTCTGCAATCGACGTGGAGCTGTACCATGGAGGAGACAGATA TTGCTGGATGTCGCTGACGCCTTTTTACTACGCCTTCCTGGTGCCTgtcgccatcatcgtcaccaccaacaTCGTCATCTACGTGTTGGTCGTGATCAGCATCTGTCGTCGGCCCAAGATCAGCAGTGTTGGCTCCAATTACACTGCCATCGGTGTCCGTGCTTCCATCAGCTGTTTTGTGGTGCTGG GTCTCAGCTGGGTCTTCGCTTTCTTCGCCGTGGAGGACGCCCGCCTGGTCTTCCAGTACCTCTTTACCTGCACCACCGCCATCCAGGGCTTAGTCATCTTCATCATGTACCCGGCCCGGGATCCTGACGTGCGGGCCTTCTGCCTGCAAACCTTCGGCAGACGGGGCGGCTCCTCAGCCCAGCAGCAACAGGTGATTCCGATTCATAGGCGAGTCCAGACTTCTGGACCAGAGATGTCCCCATCTTCTGAGCCAGAGAGGGCGTCAGGCTCTGAGTGTGTGGTGAAAACGGCTTCCACTGGGGAGACCGGCTTTGCCCCTTCCAAGTGA